In Pseudomonas putida, a genomic segment contains:
- the eat gene encoding ethanolamine permease, producing the protein MPSDHSAGTPAGSSVDFEKVGSDYFQQRELKKGAAGWVLLVGLGVAYVISGDYAGWNFGLAQGGWGGMFLATLLMATMYLCMCFSLAELSSMIPTAGGGYGFARSAFGPWGGFLTGTAILIEYAIAPAAIAVFIGAYCESLFGIGGWMIYLAFYIVFIGIHIFGVGEALKLMFIITAIAAIALAVFLVGMVPHFDAANLFDIAKTDAVGASSFLPFGYVGVWAAIPYAIWFFLAVEGVPLAAEETKNPKRDLPRGLIGAMLVLLAFALLILVVGPGGAGSEALKASGNPLVEALSKAYGGSTWMGSFVNLVGLAGLIASFFSIIYAYSRQIFALSRAGYLPRKLSETNKSKAPVLALVIPGIIGFALSLTGQGDLLILVAVFGATLSYVLMMAAHITLRIRRPKMERPYRTPGGIVTSGVALVLACIAVVAGFLVDPRVVIGAAVIYGVLIAYFAFYSRHHLVAGTPEEEFAAIQQAEEALH; encoded by the coding sequence ATGCCAAGCGATCATTCCGCCGGCACGCCGGCTGGTTCTTCCGTCGATTTCGAAAAGGTCGGTTCCGACTACTTCCAGCAACGCGAATTGAAAAAAGGCGCCGCCGGCTGGGTGCTGCTGGTCGGCCTGGGCGTGGCCTACGTCATCTCCGGCGACTACGCCGGCTGGAACTTCGGCCTGGCCCAGGGCGGCTGGGGCGGCATGTTCCTGGCGACCCTGCTGATGGCCACCATGTACCTGTGCATGTGCTTCTCGTTGGCCGAGCTGTCCTCGATGATCCCTACCGCCGGTGGCGGCTACGGTTTCGCCCGCAGCGCATTCGGCCCCTGGGGCGGCTTTCTCACCGGCACCGCGATCCTCATCGAGTACGCCATCGCGCCCGCCGCCATCGCCGTGTTCATCGGCGCCTATTGCGAGTCGCTGTTCGGCATCGGCGGCTGGATGATCTACCTGGCGTTCTACATCGTCTTCATCGGCATCCACATCTTCGGCGTGGGCGAAGCGCTGAAGCTGATGTTCATCATCACCGCCATCGCCGCCATCGCCCTGGCCGTCTTCCTTGTGGGCATGGTGCCCCATTTTGATGCAGCCAACCTGTTCGATATCGCCAAGACCGATGCGGTCGGGGCCAGCAGCTTCCTGCCGTTCGGCTATGTCGGCGTGTGGGCGGCAATCCCCTACGCCATCTGGTTCTTCCTCGCCGTCGAAGGCGTGCCGCTGGCCGCCGAGGAAACCAAGAACCCGAAACGCGACCTGCCGCGCGGCCTGATCGGCGCGATGCTGGTACTGCTGGCGTTCGCCCTGCTGATCCTGGTGGTCGGCCCTGGTGGTGCGGGCTCCGAAGCGCTGAAGGCATCCGGCAACCCGCTGGTCGAGGCCCTGTCCAAGGCCTACGGTGGCAGCACCTGGATGGGCAGCTTCGTCAACCTGGTGGGCCTGGCGGGCCTGATCGCCAGCTTCTTCTCGATCATCTACGCCTACTCGCGGCAGATCTTCGCCCTGTCGCGCGCCGGCTACCTGCCACGCAAGCTCTCGGAAACCAACAAGAGCAAGGCACCGGTACTGGCCCTGGTGATTCCCGGCATCATCGGTTTCGCACTGTCGCTGACCGGCCAAGGCGACCTGCTGATCCTGGTCGCGGTGTTCGGCGCGACCCTGTCGTACGTGCTGATGATGGCCGCGCACATCACCCTGCGCATCCGCCGGCCGAAGATGGAGCGCCCCTATCGCACCCCGGGCGGCATCGTGACCTCGGGCGTGGCTCTGGTACTGGCGTGCATCGCCGTGGTGGCGGGCTTCCTGGTCGATCCGCGGGTGGTGATTGGCGCCGCGGTGATCTATGGGGTATTAATTGCCTACTTTGCTTTCTACAGCCGCCACCACCTGGTAGCGGGTACGCCGGAAGAGGAATTCGCCGCGATCCAGCAGGCCGAAGAGGCCCTGCACTGA
- a CDS encoding aldehyde dehydrogenase family protein, whose product MRYAHPGTEGAKVSFKSRYGNYIGGEFVAPVKGQYFENTSPVNGKLIAEFPRSTAEDIDKALDAAHAAADAWGRTSVQDRSNVLLKIADRIEQNLELLAITETWDNGKPVRETLNADIPLAVDHFRYFAGCIRAQEGGAAEINEGTVAYHIHEPLGVVGQIIPWNFPILMAAWKLAPALAAGNCVVLKPAEQTPLGISVLVELIGDLLPKGVLNIVQGYGREAGEALATSKRIAKIAFTGSTPVGSHIMKCAAENIIPSTVELGGKSPNIYFEDIMQAEPSFIEKAAEGMVLAFFNQGEVCTCPSRALVQESIYPQFMEAVMKKVQQIKRGDPLDTDTMVGAQASQQQFEKILSYLEIAEKEGAELLTGGKVEKLEGALATGYYIQPTLLKGNNKMRVFQEEIFGPVVSVTTFKDEAEALAIANDTEFGLGAGVWTRDINRAYRMGRGIKAGRVWTNCYHLYPAHAAFGGYKKSGVGRETHKMMLDHYQQTKNLLVSYDINPLGFF is encoded by the coding sequence ATGCGTTACGCACATCCCGGTACCGAGGGCGCGAAGGTTTCCTTCAAGAGCCGCTACGGCAACTACATCGGTGGCGAGTTCGTAGCTCCGGTCAAGGGGCAGTACTTCGAGAATACCTCCCCGGTGAATGGCAAACTGATCGCCGAATTCCCCCGTTCCACTGCCGAAGACATCGACAAGGCGCTCGACGCCGCCCACGCAGCCGCCGATGCCTGGGGCCGCACTTCGGTGCAGGACCGCTCCAACGTGCTGCTGAAAATCGCCGATCGCATCGAACAGAACCTCGAGCTCCTGGCCATCACCGAAACCTGGGACAACGGCAAGCCAGTGCGTGAAACCCTCAACGCCGACATTCCCCTGGCCGTGGACCACTTCCGCTACTTCGCCGGCTGCATCCGCGCCCAGGAAGGTGGCGCTGCAGAAATCAACGAAGGCACGGTGGCCTACCATATCCACGAACCGCTGGGCGTGGTCGGGCAGATCATCCCCTGGAACTTCCCGATCCTGATGGCCGCCTGGAAACTCGCCCCGGCCCTGGCCGCCGGCAACTGCGTGGTGCTAAAGCCCGCCGAGCAGACGCCACTGGGCATCAGCGTACTGGTCGAGCTGATCGGCGACCTGCTGCCCAAGGGCGTGCTCAACATCGTCCAGGGCTATGGTCGCGAGGCCGGCGAAGCGCTGGCCACCAGCAAGCGCATCGCCAAGATCGCCTTCACCGGCTCCACCCCGGTCGGCTCGCACATCATGAAATGCGCCGCCGAGAACATCATCCCGTCCACCGTCGAGCTGGGCGGCAAGTCGCCGAACATCTACTTCGAAGACATCATGCAGGCCGAGCCGAGCTTCATCGAGAAGGCGGCCGAAGGCATGGTGCTGGCGTTCTTCAACCAGGGCGAGGTCTGCACCTGCCCATCGCGGGCACTGGTGCAGGAGTCGATCTACCCGCAGTTCATGGAAGCGGTGATGAAGAAGGTGCAGCAGATCAAGCGTGGCGATCCGCTGGACACCGACACCATGGTCGGTGCGCAGGCCTCGCAGCAGCAGTTCGAGAAGATCCTCTCGTACCTGGAAATCGCCGAGAAGGAAGGCGCCGAGCTGCTGACCGGCGGCAAGGTCGAGAAGCTCGAAGGCGCGCTGGCCACCGGTTACTACATCCAGCCGACCCTGCTCAAGGGCAACAACAAGATGCGCGTGTTCCAGGAAGAAATCTTCGGCCCGGTGGTCAGCGTCACCACCTTCAAGGACGAAGCCGAAGCCCTGGCCATTGCCAACGACACCGAGTTCGGCCTGGGGGCCGGGGTGTGGACCCGCGACATCAACCGCGCCTACCGCATGGGCCGGGGGATCAAGGCCGGTCGTGTGTGGACCAACTGCTACCACCTGTACCCGGCGCATGCCGCGTTCGGTGGCTACAAGAAATCCGGCGTCGGCCGGGAAACCCACAAGATGATGCTCGACCACTACCAGCAGACCAAGAATCTGCTGGTGAGCTACGACATCAATCCGCTGGGCTTCTTCTAA
- a CDS encoding sigma-54-dependent Fis family transcriptional regulator, whose amino-acid sequence MLEHQRLLESREGLRQVLEIAGGEMNSLHQQLSGAGHAVLLTDARGVILNCVTAPTERRVFERAGLWLGADWSEAREGTNGIGTCLVERQALTIHQHEHFRGRHIGLTCSASPVFDPHGELLAVLDVSSARPDVSRQSQFHTMALVTLSAKLIESAYFLRQFERHWLLRFHLQAESPGLVGEGLLAFDGDGRICAANQGALNLLGCLRGEVLGQAMEAFFACRHDELFSRAMPSASTAWPLRSRDGRQMFASLRGQAQRPLWSLPASVVPAPAPGVCLLDPVLQRELQRAVRVFERDVPLLLRGETGCGKEAFAQAVHQASARRGKPFVAVNCASIPENLIESELFGYRGGSFTGARKEGMRGKLLQADGGTLLLDEIGDMPLALQTRLLRVLEERQVVPIGGEPQAVDVRIVSATHRDLLERVEQGSFREDLYYRLNGLEVALPALRERSDKAALLDLLLRQEAQGQVIAIEPQARQALLDFAWPGNVRQMRTVLRTLVALCDGAHIEFSDLPAIIRVDGASVGAGLSREGDRPGHQGGAAGLFAGQASSHSCRDMPEALGGREVLQDAERQALLTTLEANRWHLTRVAELLGISRNTLYRKLRKHGITRAA is encoded by the coding sequence GTGCTGGAGCATCAGCGCCTGCTGGAGAGCCGCGAGGGCCTGCGCCAGGTGCTGGAAATCGCCGGTGGCGAGATGAACAGCCTGCACCAGCAACTCTCTGGAGCCGGTCATGCGGTGCTGCTAACCGACGCTCGCGGGGTGATCCTCAACTGCGTCACCGCGCCCACTGAGCGGCGCGTGTTCGAGCGGGCGGGGCTTTGGCTGGGCGCCGACTGGAGCGAGGCCCGCGAGGGCACCAACGGCATCGGCACCTGCCTGGTCGAGCGCCAGGCCCTGACCATCCACCAGCACGAACACTTTCGCGGTAGGCACATCGGCCTGACCTGCTCGGCCAGCCCGGTGTTCGACCCGCATGGCGAGTTGCTGGCGGTGCTCGACGTGTCGTCGGCCCGCCCGGATGTGTCGCGCCAGAGCCAGTTCCACACCATGGCGCTGGTCACCCTGTCGGCCAAGTTGATCGAAAGTGCGTACTTCCTGCGCCAGTTCGAGCGCCACTGGCTGCTGCGCTTTCACCTGCAGGCCGAGTCGCCGGGGCTGGTGGGCGAAGGCTTGCTGGCGTTCGATGGCGATGGGCGCATCTGCGCGGCCAACCAGGGTGCGCTGAACCTGCTCGGATGCTTGCGCGGCGAGGTGCTGGGGCAGGCGATGGAGGCGTTTTTCGCCTGCAGGCACGACGAGCTGTTCAGCCGCGCCATGCCTTCGGCCAGCACCGCATGGCCGCTGCGCAGCCGCGATGGCCGACAGATGTTCGCCAGCCTGCGCGGCCAGGCGCAGCGCCCGCTGTGGTCGTTGCCGGCCAGCGTGGTGCCCGCGCCGGCTCCGGGTGTATGCCTGCTGGACCCAGTGCTGCAGCGCGAGTTGCAGCGCGCCGTGCGGGTGTTCGAGCGCGATGTGCCATTGCTGCTGCGCGGTGAGACCGGCTGCGGCAAGGAGGCGTTCGCCCAGGCCGTGCACCAGGCCAGCGCCCGACGAGGCAAGCCGTTCGTGGCGGTCAACTGCGCGTCGATCCCCGAAAACCTGATCGAGAGCGAGCTGTTCGGCTATCGCGGCGGCAGCTTTACCGGGGCGCGCAAGGAAGGCATGCGCGGCAAACTGTTGCAGGCCGATGGCGGTACCTTGTTGCTGGACGAGATCGGCGACATGCCGCTGGCCTTGCAGACCCGCCTGCTGCGGGTACTGGAGGAGCGCCAGGTGGTGCCGATCGGTGGCGAACCGCAGGCGGTGGATGTGCGCATCGTCAGTGCCACCCACCGCGACTTGCTCGAGCGGGTCGAGCAGGGCAGTTTCCGCGAAGACCTGTACTACCGCCTCAACGGCCTGGAGGTGGCGTTGCCGGCGCTACGCGAGCGCAGCGACAAGGCGGCGCTGCTCGATCTGCTGCTGCGTCAGGAAGCCCAGGGCCAGGTCATCGCCATCGAGCCGCAGGCGCGGCAGGCGCTGCTGGACTTCGCCTGGCCGGGCAATGTGCGGCAGATGCGTACCGTGCTGCGCACCTTGGTGGCGTTGTGTGACGGGGCACATATCGAATTCTCGGATCTCCCCGCCATCATCAGAGTCGACGGGGCGTCTGTGGGAGCGGGCTTGTCCCGCGAAGGCGACCGTCCAGGTCATCAGGGTGGCGCGGCTGGCCTCTTCGCGGGGCAAGCCAGCTCCCACAGTTGTCGTGACATGCCTGAAGCTCTTGGGGGGCGTGAAGTGTTGCAGGATGCCGAACGCCAGGCCCTGCTGACCACCCTGGAGGCCAATCGCTGGCACCTGACCCGCGTCGCCGAGCTACTGGGCATCAGCCGCAATACCCTCTATCGAAAACTGCGCAAGCACGGCATTACCCGAGCCGCCTGA
- the mpl gene encoding UDP-N-acetylmuramate:L-alanyl-gamma-D-glutamyl-meso-diaminopimelate ligase — translation MHIHILGICGTFMGSLAVLAKELGHRVTGSDANVYPPMSTQLEAQGIELTQGYDPAQLDPAPDLVVVGNAMSRGNPAVEYVLNKGLPYVSGPQWLADHVLQGRWVLAVAGTHGKTTTSSMLAWVLEHAGMSPGFLIGGVPQNFSVSARLGGTPFFVVEADEYDSAFFDKRSKFVHYHPRTAILNNLEFDHADIFPDLASIERQFHHLVRTIPSEGLVIHPTTEPALERVIGMGCWTPVQTTGVGGQWQAKLLSADGSRFEVLFDGESQGVVDWALTGQHNVANALATLAAARHVGVVPAMGIDGLSAFKSVKRRMETVAEVQGVTIYDDFAHHPTAIATTLDGLRKRVGEAPVIAVIEPRSNSMKLGAHRDGLPDSVNDADQVIWYAPANLGWDLAATAAQCKVPSVVADSLEAIIERVKGQARPGTHVVIMSNGGFGGLHGKLAEALK, via the coding sequence ATGCATATTCACATTCTAGGTATTTGCGGCACGTTCATGGGTTCGCTGGCGGTATTGGCCAAGGAGCTCGGCCACCGCGTCACCGGCTCCGACGCCAACGTCTATCCACCGATGAGCACCCAGCTCGAGGCCCAGGGCATCGAACTGACCCAGGGCTACGACCCGGCGCAACTGGACCCGGCGCCCGATCTGGTAGTGGTCGGCAACGCCATGTCGCGCGGCAACCCGGCAGTGGAATACGTGCTCAACAAGGGCCTGCCCTATGTGTCGGGCCCGCAGTGGCTGGCCGACCATGTGCTGCAAGGCCGCTGGGTGCTGGCCGTGGCCGGCACCCACGGCAAGACCACCACCAGCAGCATGCTGGCCTGGGTGCTGGAACATGCAGGCATGAGCCCAGGCTTCTTGATCGGCGGCGTGCCGCAGAACTTCTCGGTGTCGGCGCGCCTTGGCGGTACGCCGTTCTTCGTGGTCGAGGCAGACGAGTACGACAGCGCCTTCTTCGACAAGCGCTCGAAGTTCGTGCACTACCACCCGCGGACCGCGATCCTCAACAACCTTGAGTTCGATCATGCGGATATCTTCCCTGACCTCGCATCGATCGAGCGGCAGTTCCATCATCTGGTACGCACCATTCCCAGCGAAGGCCTGGTCATCCACCCCACCACCGAGCCTGCGTTGGAGCGGGTGATCGGCATGGGCTGCTGGACCCCGGTGCAGACCACCGGTGTGGGTGGCCAGTGGCAAGCCAAGCTGCTCAGCGCCGATGGCTCGCGCTTCGAGGTGCTGTTCGACGGTGAGTCGCAGGGCGTGGTCGACTGGGCCCTGACCGGTCAGCACAACGTCGCCAATGCCCTGGCGACCCTGGCTGCCGCTCGCCATGTGGGCGTGGTGCCGGCCATGGGTATCGACGGTTTGAGCGCCTTCAAGAGCGTCAAGCGCCGCATGGAAACAGTCGCCGAGGTCCAGGGCGTGACCATCTACGACGATTTCGCCCATCACCCGACCGCCATCGCCACGACCCTCGACGGCCTGCGCAAGCGCGTCGGCGAAGCGCCGGTGATCGCGGTGATCGAGCCCCGCTCCAACTCCATGAAGCTCGGTGCGCACCGCGATGGCCTGCCGGACAGTGTCAACGACGCCGACCAGGTGATCTGGTACGCCCCGGCCAACCTCGGTTGGGACCTGGCGGCCACGGCCGCGCAGTGCAAGGTGCCGAGCGTGGTGGCCGACAGCCTCGAAGCGATCATCGAGCGGGTCAAGGGCCAGGCGCGCCCGGGCACCCACGTGGTGATCATGAGCAACGGCGGTTTCGGCGGCCTCCACGGCAAACTGGCCGAGGCCCTGAAGTGA
- the ubiX gene encoding flavin prenyltransferase UbiX, which translates to MNGPERITLAMTGASGAQYGLRLLDCLVREDREVHFLVSKAAQLVMATETDVVLPAKPQAMQAFLTEYTGAADGQVRVYGKEDWMSPVASGSGAPAAMVVVPCSTGTLSAIATGACNNLIERAADVTLKERRQLILVPREAPLSTIHLENMLKLSQMGAVILPAAPGFYHQPQTIDDLVDFVVARILNLLNIPQDMLPRWGEHHFGVDD; encoded by the coding sequence GTGAACGGGCCGGAACGTATCACCCTGGCCATGACCGGCGCCTCCGGGGCGCAGTATGGCCTGCGTCTGCTCGACTGCCTGGTGCGCGAAGACCGGGAGGTGCATTTCCTCGTCTCCAAGGCCGCGCAACTGGTGATGGCCACCGAAACCGACGTGGTCTTGCCAGCCAAGCCACAGGCGATGCAGGCGTTTCTGACCGAGTACACCGGCGCCGCCGACGGCCAGGTGCGGGTCTATGGCAAGGAAGACTGGATGTCGCCTGTGGCCTCGGGCTCCGGCGCTCCGGCGGCGATGGTGGTGGTGCCCTGTTCGACGGGGACGCTGTCGGCCATCGCCACCGGTGCCTGCAACAACCTGATCGAGCGCGCCGCCGACGTCACCCTCAAGGAGCGTCGGCAGTTGATCCTGGTACCGCGCGAGGCGCCGCTCTCGACCATCCACCTGGAGAACATGCTCAAGCTGTCGCAGATGGGCGCGGTGATCTTGCCGGCGGCGCCGGGTTTCTATCATCAGCCGCAGACCATCGATGACTTGGTCGATTTCGTCGTGGCGCGCATCCTCAACCTGCTGAACATTCCCCAGGACATGCTGCCGCGCTGGGGCGAGCATCACTTCGGGGTCGATGATTGA
- a CDS encoding YceK/YidQ family lipoprotein: MRGALLGLLGALALGGCATVRTLDANQPGAPVVYAGTRLDMYVINGGCCPKDHFGAEAPKYPRLDLPGSMLLDTLFLPLSLLTAAGIGFQATGGL; encoded by the coding sequence TTGAGGGGCGCATTGCTGGGGCTGCTGGGCGCGCTGGCGCTTGGCGGCTGCGCCACCGTGCGTACCCTGGACGCCAATCAGCCGGGCGCGCCGGTGGTGTATGCCGGGACCCGGCTGGACATGTATGTGATCAATGGCGGGTGCTGCCCCAAGGATCACTTCGGCGCCGAGGCACCGAAGTATCCACGCCTTGATCTGCCGGGGAGCATGCTGCTCGATACCCTGTTTCTGCCCCTGTCGTTGCTGACGGCGGCGGGCATCGGCTTTCAGGCTACCGGTGGTTTGTGA
- a CDS encoding oxidoreductase — translation MYLTPQHVLLAGATGLTGEHLLDRLLNEPTISRVLAPTRRPLAEHPHLENPVGDPAVFLPQLAGRVDIAYCCLGTTLKQAGSEQAFRAVDLDMVVAFSKRAREMGARHLLVVSAIGADPKSSIFYNRVKGEMEEALKAQDWPQLTIVRPSLLLGERIEPRLGEKLASPFSKLMPGKYRGIEACTLARALWRLALEEEDGIRIVESDELRKLGKK, via the coding sequence ATGTACTTGACGCCTCAGCATGTCCTGCTTGCCGGAGCCACGGGCCTTACGGGCGAACACCTGCTCGACCGCCTGCTGAACGAACCCACCATCAGCCGCGTGCTGGCCCCTACGCGCCGGCCGCTGGCCGAGCATCCGCACCTGGAGAACCCGGTCGGCGACCCCGCGGTGTTCCTGCCGCAACTGGCCGGGCGCGTCGACATCGCCTACTGCTGCCTGGGCACCACGCTCAAGCAGGCGGGTTCGGAACAGGCATTCCGCGCGGTGGACCTGGACATGGTCGTGGCGTTCAGCAAGCGTGCCCGGGAGATGGGCGCACGGCACTTGCTGGTGGTCAGTGCGATAGGCGCCGACCCCAAGTCGTCGATCTTCTACAACCGGGTCAAGGGTGAGATGGAAGAGGCGCTCAAGGCCCAGGACTGGCCGCAACTGACCATCGTGCGGCCGTCGTTGCTGCTGGGCGAGCGCATCGAGCCACGATTGGGCGAGAAGCTGGCATCGCCGTTCTCGAAGTTGATGCCCGGGAAATACCGCGGCATCGAGGCGTGCACCCTGGCGCGGGCGCTGTGGCGGCTGGCGCTGGAGGAAGAGGACGGCATCCGTATCGTCGAGTCGGATGAGTTGCGCAAGCTCGGCAAAAAATAG
- a CDS encoding C13 family peptidase: MRPLLPLALTLLLAACGDGESLSPPDARLPDGGRYRGEVVNGLLQGEGRIDYPNGSWYAGTFKDGQWHGQGEWHGSNGEVYRGQFAEGLFQGLGDLSTPGSHYAGTFKHGRRDGEGTLKQVDQTYRGQFKDDQYEGAGELELADGSRYQGLFAKGQPNGAGVRSDASGNQFSGHFVNGQIQGSGTYDSVDGEQYIGEFKDNRLEGRGRYENADGDVWIGEFKDGSLLGEGEMLGSDGSHYKGDFVDWRFDGQGTLQLPDGSHYSGGFASDAYHGAGRLTLASGKVQAGEWVNGVRVRDQHGKLLPDPLDLALLNQGRLLDEALAKVPRSAPPIQLYSLVVAGDGQQSVFMREADYVSNMLKVRFGARGQVTLVNHRDQLATRPMATRENLSRAVRTLAERSGPEDLVFIYLTSHGSADHQLVLDQPRLQLADLSAAELTSALAPLKDRDKVIVISACYSGGYIAPLKDDRTVIMTAARADRVSFGCSEEADFTYFGDALFAQALNQTDDLKQAFELARANVAEREQREGFEASEPQMWAPPAVLAHWQHLRRQQAEEALRNAAQTRLEEQAKTPGNH; this comes from the coding sequence ATGCGTCCACTGTTGCCCCTCGCCTTGACCCTGTTGCTCGCCGCCTGCGGCGATGGCGAGTCGTTGTCGCCGCCGGACGCCCGCTTGCCCGACGGCGGACGCTACCGCGGCGAGGTGGTGAACGGCCTGCTGCAGGGCGAGGGACGTATCGACTACCCCAATGGCAGCTGGTACGCCGGCACCTTCAAGGATGGCCAGTGGCATGGCCAGGGCGAATGGCATGGCAGCAATGGCGAGGTCTACCGCGGCCAGTTCGCCGAAGGCCTGTTCCAGGGCCTTGGTGACCTGAGCACCCCCGGCAGCCACTACGCAGGGACCTTCAAGCACGGCAGGCGCGATGGCGAAGGCACGCTCAAGCAGGTCGATCAGACCTACCGCGGCCAGTTCAAGGACGACCAGTACGAAGGTGCCGGCGAGCTGGAACTGGCCGACGGCAGCCGCTACCAGGGCCTGTTCGCCAAGGGCCAGCCCAATGGCGCCGGTGTGCGCAGCGACGCCAGTGGCAACCAGTTCAGCGGCCACTTCGTCAACGGCCAGATCCAGGGCAGCGGCACCTACGACAGCGTCGACGGCGAGCAGTACATCGGCGAGTTCAAGGACAACCGCCTGGAAGGCCGGGGCCGCTACGAAAACGCCGACGGCGACGTGTGGATCGGTGAATTCAAAGATGGCTCGCTGCTTGGCGAGGGCGAAATGCTCGGCAGCGATGGCAGCCACTACAAGGGCGATTTCGTCGACTGGCGCTTCGACGGCCAGGGCACCTTGCAACTGCCCGATGGCAGCCACTACAGCGGCGGCTTCGCCAGCGATGCGTACCACGGCGCCGGGCGCCTGACCCTGGCCAGCGGCAAGGTGCAGGCCGGAGAGTGGGTGAACGGCGTGCGCGTACGCGACCAGCACGGCAAGCTGTTGCCCGACCCACTGGACCTGGCCTTGCTCAACCAGGGCCGCCTGCTCGACGAGGCACTGGCCAAGGTCCCGCGCTCGGCGCCGCCGATCCAGCTGTACAGCCTGGTGGTGGCCGGCGATGGCCAGCAGAGCGTGTTCATGCGCGAGGCCGACTACGTCAGCAACATGCTCAAGGTGCGCTTCGGCGCCCGTGGCCAGGTAACGCTGGTGAACCACCGCGACCAACTGGCCACCCGCCCGATGGCCACCCGCGAGAATCTCTCCCGCGCCGTGCGCACCCTGGCCGAGCGCAGCGGCCCCGAGGACCTGGTGTTCATCTACCTGACCAGCCACGGCAGCGCTGACCACCAACTGGTGCTCGACCAGCCGCGCCTGCAACTGGCCGACCTGTCCGCCGCCGAGCTGACCAGCGCCCTGGCCCCACTCAAGGACCGCGACAAGGTAATCGTCATCTCCGCCTGCTATTCCGGAGGCTACATCGCCCCGCTCAAGGACGACCGCACGGTGATCATGACCGCTGCGCGGGCTGATCGGGTGTCGTTCGGCTGCTCGGAAGAAGCCGATTTCACCTACTTCGGCGACGCCCTTTTCGCCCAGGCGCTGAACCAGACCGACGACTTGAAACAAGCGTTTGAACTGGCACGGGCCAACGTTGCCGAACGTGAACAACGGGAAGGATTCGAAGCCTCGGAGCCACAGATGTGGGCACCGCCTGCGGTACTGGCGCATTGGCAGCACCTGCGCCGGCAACAGGCCGAGGAAGCCTTGCGCAACGCCGCGCAGACCCGCTTGGAGGAGCAGGCAAAAACGCCCGGCAACCACTAA
- a CDS encoding MaoC family dehydratase has product MPYVPVTELAQHVGKELGRSDWLKIDQQRIDLFAEATGDFQFIHVDPEKAAKTPFGCTIAHGFLTLSLLPLLMEEIMLLPEGLKMVVNYGLDSVRFVQPVKVDSKVRLKLELREASEKRPGQWLLKATATLEIEGEEKPAYIAEPITLCFV; this is encoded by the coding sequence ATGCCCTATGTACCGGTTACCGAGCTTGCGCAGCACGTTGGAAAGGAACTGGGTCGCTCCGACTGGCTGAAAATCGATCAGCAACGCATCGACCTGTTCGCCGAGGCCACCGGCGATTTCCAGTTCATTCATGTCGACCCGGAAAAGGCGGCGAAAACGCCATTTGGCTGCACCATCGCCCATGGTTTTCTCACCTTGTCGCTACTGCCGCTGCTGATGGAAGAAATCATGCTGCTGCCCGAAGGGCTGAAGATGGTGGTCAACTATGGCCTGGACAGCGTGCGTTTCGTGCAGCCGGTGAAAGTCGACAGCAAGGTCAGGCTCAAGCTGGAACTGCGCGAGGCCAGCGAGAAGCGGCCCGGGCAATGGCTGCTCAAGGCCACCGCCACCCTGGAGATCGAAGGCGAGGAAAAACCGGCCTATATCGCCGAGCCGATCACCCTCTGCTTCGTCTGA
- a CDS encoding CidA/LrgA family protein, whose translation MLLRGLTWLVLFQLLGTAVNHLLVPILPGPIIGLLLLLCFLMARGEVGKPLNEAASSLLRYLPLLLVPPAVGVMVYAKAIAADFWAIVGALLVSCLLTLVFVGVLMQKLIHRQAPREEQP comes from the coding sequence ATGCTGTTGCGTGGTTTGACCTGGCTGGTGCTGTTCCAACTGCTGGGTACGGCGGTCAATCATTTGTTGGTGCCGATTCTACCGGGCCCGATCATCGGCCTGTTGTTGCTGCTGTGCTTCCTCATGGCCCGGGGCGAGGTCGGCAAGCCCTTGAACGAGGCCGCCAGCAGTCTGCTGCGCTACCTGCCTCTGTTGCTGGTGCCTCCGGCGGTCGGCGTGATGGTCTACGCCAAGGCCATTGCCGCCGATTTCTGGGCCATCGTCGGTGCATTGCTGGTGTCGTGCCTGCTTACCCTGGTATTCGTCGGCGTGCTGATGCAAAAGCTCATCCATCGCCAGGCGCCGCGCGAGGAGCAGCCATGA